AGTTTCAATTGCATCATTAACTGTTTTGCGGGACGAAAAACTTGCAGAGCGTTCACTAGAACTTGGGCAATATTTTGTAGATGAACTGAATAAAATAGAAAACGAAGCCATTAAAGAAGTAAGAGGACGTGGGTTATTTATTGGAATGGAACTCAACACAGAAGCTCGCCCATTCTGTGAGAAATTAATGGAATATGGTTTATTATGTAAAGAAACACATGATACAGTGATTCGATTTGCTCCACCTTTAGTCATTTCAAAAGAAGAATTGGACTGGGCATTGGATAAAATTCGAGAAGTCTTTAAAAAATAAACATAAATATTCAACATAGACGGTGAACTATGTTACAATGTTTGCACCTAGTACTATTATTAACCATTATTAAGGATAAAAGAGGCGAAAAAATCAAATGGCAGAAAATCTAAACCTGTTTACATCTACTCAAGCTGTTATAAAGAAAGCTCTTCAAAAACTTGGTTATGACGAAGCAATGTATGAACTTTTAAAAGAGCCACTTCGTATGTTGGAAGTACGTATTCCAGTGAAAATGGATGATGGTTCTGTAAAAGTATTTACAGGTTACCGTGCGCAACATAATGATGCTGTAGGTCCTACTAAAGGTGGCGTTCGCTTCCACCCTCAAGTCTCAGAGGAAGAAGTAAAAGCTTTATCTATGTGGATGACTTTAAAAGCAGGTATCGTTGATCTACCGTATGGTGGCGGTAAAGGCGGCGTAATTTGTGACCCACGTCAAATGTCAATGGGAGAAGTAGAACGTTTAAGCCGTGGATATGTTCGTGCAACAAGTCAAATTGTAGGTCCAACAAAAGATATTCCAGCTCCTGATGTTTTCACAAACTCTCAAATTATGGCTTGGATGATGGATGAGTACAGTCGTATTGACGAATTCAACTCACCAGGTTTCATCACAGGTAAACCAATTGTTCTGGGTGGCTCGCAAGGTCGTGATCGTGCAACTGCTCAAGGTGTTACAATTATTATCGAAGAAGCTGCGAAACGTCGCAATATTAATATTAAAGACGCACGTGTTGTGATTCAAGGTTTCGGTAATGCAGGAAGTTTCTTAGCTAAATTTATGAGTGACTTAGGTGCGAAAGTAATTGGTATTTCAGATGCTTATGGTGCTTTACATGATCCTGATGGCTTGGATATTGATTATTTACTAGACCGACGTGATAGCTTTGGTACAGTAACTACATTGTTTGAAAATACAATTTCAAACCAAGAGTTACTTGAACTGGACTGTGATATTCTTGTTCCTGCAGCAATTGAAAATCAAATCACTGCAGAAA
This window of the Rummeliibacillus pycnus genome carries:
- a CDS encoding Glu/Leu/Phe/Val family dehydrogenase; this encodes MAENLNLFTSTQAVIKKALQKLGYDEAMYELLKEPLRMLEVRIPVKMDDGSVKVFTGYRAQHNDAVGPTKGGVRFHPQVSEEEVKALSMWMTLKAGIVDLPYGGGKGGVICDPRQMSMGEVERLSRGYVRATSQIVGPTKDIPAPDVFTNSQIMAWMMDEYSRIDEFNSPGFITGKPIVLGGSQGRDRATAQGVTIIIEEAAKRRNINIKDARVVIQGFGNAGSFLAKFMSDLGAKVIGISDAYGALHDPDGLDIDYLLDRRDSFGTVTTLFENTISNQELLELDCDILVPAAIENQITAENAHNIRAKIVVEAANGPTTTEATKILYERGILLVPDVLASAGGVTVSYFEWVQNNQGYYWSEEEVNEKLTKKMVEAFDNVYNVATTRNIDMRLAAYMVGVRKTAEASRFRGWV